One window of the Cydia splendana chromosome 18, ilCydSple1.2, whole genome shotgun sequence genome contains the following:
- the LOC134799649 gene encoding small ribosomal subunit protein eS25, with protein MPPPKKDAKSSAKQPQKTQKKKEGSGGGKAKKKKWSKGKVRDKLNNQVLFDKATYDKLYKEVPQYKLITPAVVSERLKVRGSLARRALVELREKGLIKQVVQHHGQVIYTRATKGDDPVA; from the exons atgccc CCGCCCAAGAAGGACGCGAAATCCTCGGCCAAGCAGCCGCAAAAGACACAGAAGAAGAAGGAGGGGTCTGGTGGCGGCAAAGCCAAGAAGAAG AAGTGGTCCAAAGGAAAAGTCCGTGACAAGTTGAACAACCAGGTTCTGTTCGACAAGGCCACCTACGACAAACTGTACAAGGAAGTGCCCCAGTACAAGCTGATCACACCCGCCGTAGTCTCCGAAAGGCTAAAGGTCCGCGGCTCCCTCGCAAGGCGCGCGCTCGTTGAGCTTAGGGAAAAAG GTTTAATCAAGCAGGTAGTCCAACACCACGGACAGGTGATCTACACTCGCGCGACAAAGGGTGACGACCCAGTCGCGTAA
- the LOC134799519 gene encoding uncharacterized protein LOC134799519, which translates to MNERITVQLWIIKFCLKVIYPKYNYYTFLVFLAVKFRLSYQRKVLAKKDIDMFHLRTIPAHVRWHLLKECAEENLPVLQHKCVFISKEDFIQLSAENLFYIDNGVLWLALKLTPDVKSKYKGKQNNMDKDNVLIKYNLNFLTSELHKKLWMDNRSASLDDIRIVPVVGSTLVPKDIALTSENEMYNILSSFGLIHCRDISISFHTIPSLDHAPSIAETAEVSLVVNDYDLSNDFVKEILSNHFELPKLVSLNDLFSIELTPEVTSKYHYKYLDLVQAVGKLYFKCNKLDGRKDLEVKYNSKVIQSFFIVKGVTHLILGENIHALKPKDEFFKSQATGNNNLQMLQSCPTGLRQKFEQIQDAISPFVTGEIRDLSSSLSSPILPMLLVSGSTGSGRHQVVKALARFNGLNCLPIDCNSLQSSTAKQTESKINSTVQKAKAAAPCIVLLDNFEVFAVDPENNEDCRVMEYFMNTIIDLYQNYTKHPILFIAVTEKVELKPNILRIFLEKFQLSRLSAQQRYEMLVWYASAMELNIDGHQNVTDSIIFDEGGTLSKHTKDILQRVAAKTETFLCGDIDTLMHFAMRESYLKQHNSYIHLPCEDPDLHLLQEDDFNCALESIRSLQSQHLDAPKIPKVHWEDIGGLDKLKTELLKTIEFPIKYPHLFKNSSLKRSGILLYGPPGCGKTLVAKAVSTELNVSFLSVKGPELLNMYIGQSEENVRKVFESARASSPCIVFLDELDALAPRRGAAGDSGGASDRVVSQLLAELDGVTQAEDADATSLVFIMGATNRPDLLEQSLLRPGRLDKLVYVGPYRGVEEKTRVLKALCRSYKLRPEVHLPDVAAALPEGCTGADLLSVVSTARSAAVRGLVQKLHAGLVKESELSPDSVVLGVSELWQGVEAFRPSVTDEELEYYESLQSQM; encoded by the exons ATGAATGAACGCATTACCGTTCAACTATGGATAATCAAATTTTGCCTAAAAGTGATCTACCCAAAGTACAATTACTACACATTCCTCGTGTTTTTGGCAGTAAAGTTTAGACTCTCTTATCAAAGAAAAGTCTTAGCTAAAAAAGACATAGATATGTTTCATTTGAGGACCATTCCTGCACACGTTCGGTGGCACCTTTTGAAAGAATGTGCAGAAGAGAATTTACCCGTGTTACAACACAAATGTGTGTTTATATCAAAGGAAGATTTTATACAATTAAGTGCAGAAAATCTGTTCTATATCGACAATGGTGTCCTATGGCTTGCGCTGAAATTAACACCTGATGTTAAATCGAAATACAAAGGCAAACAAAACAATATGGACAAAGATAATGTATTgattaaatacaatttaaactTCTTAACTTCTGAACTACATAAGAAGTTATGGATGGATAATAGATCAGCCAGCCTTGACGATATTAGAATAGTTCCTGTTGTGGGCTCAACATTAGTACCCAAAGATATTGCCTTGACTtcagaaaatgaaatgtataatattttgtCATCATTTGGATTAATACACTGTAGAGATATAAGCATTTCATTTCATACTATACCTTCATTGGATCATGCACCTAGTATTGCAGAGACTGCGGAAGTCAGTCTTGTTGTAAATGACTATGATCTGTCCAATGACTTTGTCAAAGAAATTTTGAGTAATCATTTTGAATTACCTAAATTAGTGAGTTTAAATGACTTATTCAGCATTGAGCTTACACCAGAGGTCACATCCAAATATCACTACAAGTACCTTGATCTGGTACAAGCTGTGGGAAAACTTTACTTCAAATGTAATAAACTTGATGGCAGGAAGGATTTAGAAGTTAAATATAATTCAAAAGTGATTCAGTCATTTTTCATTGTCAAGGGAGTTACACATTTAATTTTGGGTGAAAACATTCATGCTTTAAAACCAAAAGATGAGTTCTTTAAATCCCAGGCAACTGGTAACAATAACTTGCAAATGTTACAGTCTTGTCCTACTGGGTTAAGGCAAAAGTTTGAGCAAATTCAAGATGCCATTAGTCCATTTGTAACAGGAGAGATAA GAGACCTGTCTTCTTCTTTGTCAAGTCCAATTTTGCCAATGCTACTAGTGTCAGGGTCTACTGGGTCAGGCAGACACCAAGTTGTTAAAGCATTGGCCCGATTTAATG gtttgaactgcttaCCGATTGACTGCAACAGCCTGCAGAGCTCCACGGCCAAGCAGACAGAGAGCAAGATCAACTCCACTGTGCAGAAAGCAAAGGCAGCTGCTCCTTGCATAGTGCTTTTAGATAATTTTGAG GTGTTTGCAGTAGATCCTGAAAATAATGAAGACTGCAGAGTCATGGAATATTTCATGAACACAATAATAGACCTATACCAAAACTACACCAAGCACCCCATCCTTTTTATAGCAGTCACGGAAAAAGTGGAACTAAAACCAAACATACTTAGGATATTCTTAGAAAAGTTCCAACTTTCTAGATTAAGTGCCCAGCAAAGATATGAAATGCTTGTATGGTATGCTTCTGCAATGGAATTGAATATTGATGGACACCAAAATGTAACAGATAGTATAATTTTCGATGAGGGAGGCACACTCAGCAAACATACCAAAGATATTTTACAAAGAGTTGCAGCAAAGactgaaacatttttatgtGGTGATATTGACACACTCATGCATTTTGCGATGCGAGAATCTTATTTGAAGCAGCATAACAGCTACATACATTTGCCTTGTGAGGATCCAGATTTACATCTACTTCAGGAAGATGATTTTAATTGTGCTTTAG aATCAATAAGAAGTCTCCAGAGTCAACATCTAGATGCTCCTAAAATACCAAAGGTTCACTGGGAAGATATAGGTGGACTTGATAAATTGAAGACAGAACTTTTGAAAACCATTGAGTTCCCAATCAAATATCCACACTTATTTAAGAACTCTAGTCTCAAGCGATCAG GTATTTTACTATATGGCCCCCCGGGTTGCGGCAAAACACTGGTCGCCAAGGCGGTGAGCACGGAACTCAACGTTAGCTTTCTCAGCGTGAAAGGGCCAGAGCTACTAAACATGTATATTGGCCAGTCTGAAGAGAATGTTAGAAAag TATTCGAGTCGGCACGCGCGTCTTCCCCCTGCATCGTGTTCCTGGACGAGCTGGACGCGCTGGccccgcggcgcggcgcggccggCGACTCGGGCGGCGCCAGCGACCGCGTCGTCAGCCAGCTGCTCGCCGAGCTGGACGGCGTCACGCAGGCTGAAG ACGCGGACGCCACCAGCCTTGTCTTCATAATGGGTGCCACGAACCGGCCAGACCTCCTGGAGCAATCGCTTTTGAGACCCGGACGACTTGACAAACTAGTTTACGTAGGCCCGTACCGCGGCGTTGAGGAGAAGACCAGAGTGCTCAAGGCGCTGTGCCGAAG TTACAAGCTGCGGCCAGAGGTGCACCTGCCGGACGTGGCGGCGGCGCTGCCCGAGGGCTGCACGGGCGCCGACCTGCTCAGCGTGGTGTCCACCGCGCGCTCCGCTGCCGTGCGCGGCCTGGTACAGAAGTTACACGCAG GCTTAGTGAAAGAAAGCGAACTGAGTCCCGACTCAGTGGTCTTGGGGGTATCGGAGTTATGGCAAGGCGTGGAGGCGTTCCGGCCCTCGGTCACCGATGAAGAATTGGAATACTACGAGTCCTTGCAATCCCAAATGTGA